One segment of Salvia splendens isolate huo1 chromosome 20, SspV2, whole genome shotgun sequence DNA contains the following:
- the LOC121780573 gene encoding developmentally-regulated G-protein 3: protein MATVMQKIKDIEDEMARTQKNKATAHHLGLLKAKLAKLRREILTPTSKGGGGAGEGFDVTKSGDSRVGLVGFPSVGKSTLLNKLTGTFSEVASYEFTTLTCIPGVITYRGAKIQLLDLPGIIEGAKDGKGRGRQVISTARTCNCILIVLDAIKPITHKRLIEKELEGFGIRLNKEPPNLSFRRKDKGGINLTSTVTNTNLDLDTVKAICGEYRIHNADISLRYDATADDLIDVIEGSRVYMPCIYVVNKIDQITLEELEILDKLPHYCPISAHLEWNLDGLLEKVWEYLNLTRIYTKPKGMNPDYDDPVILSSKKRTVEDFCTRIHKDMLKQYKYALVWGSSAKHKPQRVGKEHELEDEDVVQIIKKV from the exons ATGGCGACCGTTATGCAGAAAATCAAGGACATCGAAGATGAG ATGGCAAGAACTCAGAAGAACAAAGCCACTGCTCATCATCTTGGCCTGTTGAAG GCAAAGCTAGCGAAGCTTCGAAGAGAAATTCTCACACCAACCTCAAAGGGAGGTGGTGGCGCTGGAGAAGGTTTTGATGTTACAAAAAGTGGTGATTCAAGAGTTGGTCTTGTGGGGTTCCCTTCAGTTGGGAAATCGACACTCTTGAACAAATTAACTGGGACCTTTTCAGAG GTTGCTTCATATGAATTTACCACTTTAACTTGCATTCCTGGTGTAATCACATATCGAGGAGCCAAAATTCAG CTCCTAGATCTTCCTGGTATTATTGAGGGTGCCAAAGATGGAAAGGGTAGAGGAAGGCAG GTTATCAGTACTGCCCGGACATGTAACTGCATCCTCATTGTCTTGGATGCAATAAAACCAATTACTCATAAACGCCTAATAGAGAAGGAGCTTGAGGGATTTGGCATAAG ACTAAACAAGGAGCCACCAAATCTCTCTTTCCGGAGGAAAGATAAGGGTGGGATCAATCTTACATCCACAGTTACTAACACAAACCTTGACCTCGACACTGTGAAGGCAATTTGTGGAGAATATCGGATACACAATGCTGATATCAGTCTCCGATATGATGCAACAGCAGATGATCTCATAGATGTCATTGAGGGAAGTAGGGTATACATGCCTTGCATCTATGTTGTGAACAAAATTGATCAGATTACACTTGAAGAGCTGGAGATTTTGGACAAACTTCCACATTATTGCCCAATCAG TGCTCATTTGGAATGGAACCTTGATGGTCTTTTAGAAAAAGTATGGGAGTATCTCAATTTAACTCGCATATACACAAAGCCCAAGGGGATGAATCCCGATTATGATGATCCTGTCATATTGTCATCAAAGAAAAGGACAGTTGAGGACTTCTGTACTAGAATCCACAAGGACATGCTGAAGCAATATAAATA TGCATTGGTTTGGGGTTCAAGCGCAAAACACAAGCCACAGAGGGTGGGGAAG GAGCATGAACTGGAAGATGAGGATGTTGTGCAAATCATCAAAAAGGTTTAA